The Mycolicibacterium doricum genome includes a region encoding these proteins:
- a CDS encoding Rieske (2Fe-2S) protein, with protein MKHVELGSLDEIPVGEGRTFTVEGDQIAVFRLRDGSLRALDAVCPHRGGPLADGLADERVVVCPLHGQTFDLCSGAETGGADVSVRSYAVAAVDGVIRLSRS; from the coding sequence GTGAAACACGTCGAGCTCGGGTCGCTCGACGAGATCCCCGTCGGCGAGGGCCGCACGTTCACCGTCGAGGGCGACCAGATCGCGGTGTTCCGGCTGCGCGACGGGTCCCTGCGGGCCTTGGATGCAGTGTGTCCGCACCGTGGCGGACCGCTGGCCGACGGGTTGGCCGACGAGCGGGTCGTGGTGTGCCCGCTGCACGGCCAAACGTTCGACCTGTGCAGCGGTGCGGAGACGGGCGGCGCGGATGTCTCGGTACGCAGCTACGCCGTCGCCGCGGTCGACGGGGTGATCCGGCTCAGCCGATCTTGA
- the nirB gene encoding nitrite reductase large subunit NirB: MARRTLVVVGNGMAGVRAIEEILARGGGDLFQITVFGDEPYGNYNRILLSNVLAGSDDSSEIYLNPMDWYTDNRIDLRAGVRVVKIDRFARLVHADDGTVLHYDHLILATGSRSFFPPMAGLWADNKTLTDGVFGFRTLDDCLGMIQEAEHRTKAVVIGGGLLGLEAARGLQNRGLTVEVVHAGPVLMNAQLDDTAGAILRRSVERLGITVHMDKRTTEVRTSADGKLCGIVFADGSEIDCDMLVVAAGIRPNVGLAQRAGLTVERAIVVDDHMRSTDDDRIYVVGECAQHRGQVYGLVAPLWEQAGVLAAHLTGTDPTAAYHGSRTATKLKVAGVDVASMGLKAPELPDDEFVQYSEPRHGVYKTIVIRDGKLVGATLLGDVSKVSFLTQAFDTGLPLPEERVSLMFDIGTPDVEVGVAELAEDAQVCNCNGVSKGTLVDCVRDGVTSVSGVMAKTKAGKGCGSCKELVGQIVEWAAGGAVTEDPSTSWYVPGVPYDKPTLMRHIRELRLHSVSSVFAALAPDGKEDAGSKMALASLLDMMWADEFVDERDARFINDRVHANIQRDGTFSVVPQMKGGVTNPWQLRRIADVADKYSIPMIKLTGGQRVDLLGVRKEDLPAVWADLDMPSGYAYGKSFRTVKTCVGSDFCRFGVGDSTALGIAIEDRYKGLASPGKMKLAVTGCPRNCAESLCKDLGVVAIDGDRWEIYVGGAAGAHVRKGDLLATVGSPAEVMTLTGRFLQYYRENANWLERTYAFVPRIGIEKIRQIVVEDSEGIAAELDARMQRSVDAYRDPWQDGREPATAGQFRPSLPLLPLPQVPVR, encoded by the coding sequence ATGGCCCGAAGGACGCTGGTGGTGGTCGGCAACGGGATGGCCGGTGTGCGCGCCATCGAAGAGATCCTGGCGCGTGGCGGTGGCGACCTGTTCCAGATCACCGTCTTCGGCGACGAACCCTACGGCAACTACAACCGTATCCTGCTGTCGAACGTGCTGGCCGGCAGCGACGATAGCTCCGAGATCTACCTGAACCCGATGGACTGGTACACCGACAACCGCATCGACCTGCGGGCCGGGGTCCGGGTGGTCAAGATCGACCGGTTCGCCCGCCTCGTGCACGCCGACGATGGCACTGTGCTGCATTACGACCATTTGATCCTCGCCACCGGCAGCCGGTCATTCTTCCCACCGATGGCGGGGCTCTGGGCGGACAACAAGACACTCACCGACGGCGTGTTCGGCTTCCGGACCCTCGACGACTGCCTCGGCATGATCCAGGAGGCCGAACACCGGACGAAGGCCGTCGTGATCGGCGGCGGCCTGCTGGGCCTGGAAGCCGCGCGCGGACTGCAGAACCGCGGCCTGACCGTCGAGGTGGTGCACGCGGGTCCGGTGCTGATGAACGCCCAACTCGACGACACCGCCGGCGCAATCCTGCGCCGTTCGGTGGAGCGGCTCGGTATCACCGTGCACATGGACAAGCGCACCACCGAGGTGCGCACCAGCGCCGACGGAAAGCTGTGCGGCATCGTGTTCGCCGACGGCAGCGAGATCGACTGCGACATGCTGGTCGTCGCGGCCGGCATCCGGCCCAATGTCGGCCTGGCGCAGCGAGCCGGCCTCACCGTCGAACGCGCGATTGTCGTCGACGACCACATGCGCTCGACCGACGACGACCGAATCTACGTCGTCGGCGAATGCGCGCAACACCGCGGCCAGGTCTACGGGTTGGTGGCACCCCTGTGGGAACAGGCGGGTGTGCTGGCCGCCCACCTCACCGGCACCGACCCGACTGCGGCGTACCACGGTTCCCGCACGGCGACCAAACTGAAGGTGGCCGGGGTGGACGTCGCGTCGATGGGACTCAAGGCACCCGAACTGCCCGACGACGAATTCGTGCAGTACTCCGAGCCCAGGCATGGCGTGTACAAGACCATCGTCATCCGTGACGGAAAGCTGGTCGGCGCAACGCTGCTCGGCGACGTCAGCAAGGTGTCGTTTCTCACCCAGGCATTCGACACGGGACTGCCGCTGCCCGAGGAACGGGTGTCACTGATGTTCGACATCGGCACCCCCGACGTCGAAGTGGGAGTGGCCGAACTCGCCGAGGACGCCCAGGTGTGCAACTGCAACGGGGTTTCGAAGGGCACGCTCGTGGATTGCGTGCGCGACGGCGTGACCTCGGTGTCGGGGGTGATGGCGAAGACGAAGGCGGGCAAGGGGTGCGGGTCCTGCAAGGAGCTCGTCGGGCAGATCGTCGAATGGGCCGCCGGTGGCGCCGTCACCGAGGATCCGTCGACGTCCTGGTACGTGCCCGGTGTGCCGTACGACAAGCCGACGCTGATGCGTCACATTCGCGAGCTGCGACTACATTCGGTGTCCTCGGTTTTCGCCGCGCTGGCGCCGGACGGCAAGGAGGACGCGGGATCGAAGATGGCACTGGCCTCGCTGCTGGACATGATGTGGGCGGACGAATTCGTCGACGAGCGCGACGCCCGGTTCATCAACGACCGGGTACACGCCAACATCCAGCGAGACGGCACGTTCTCAGTGGTGCCGCAGATGAAGGGCGGCGTCACGAACCCGTGGCAGCTGCGTCGCATCGCCGACGTCGCCGACAAGTACTCGATCCCGATGATCAAACTCACCGGCGGGCAACGCGTCGACCTGCTCGGGGTGCGCAAAGAGGACCTGCCCGCGGTGTGGGCGGATCTGGACATGCCGTCGGGTTACGCGTACGGCAAGAGCTTCCGCACGGTCAAAACCTGTGTTGGCAGCGACTTCTGCCGGTTCGGCGTCGGCGACTCGACGGCGCTGGGGATCGCGATCGAGGACCGGTACAAGGGGTTGGCCAGCCCGGGAAAGATGAAGCTGGCCGTCACCGGATGCCCCCGCAACTGCGCGGAATCGCTGTGCAAGGATCTCGGTGTCGTCGCGATCGACGGCGACCGGTGGGAGATTTACGTCGGCGGGGCAGCCGGCGCTCACGTGCGCAAGGGTGACCTACTGGCCACCGTCGGCTCCCCCGCCGAAGTGATGACGCTGACGGGGCGGTTCCTGCAGTACTACCGGGAGAACGCCAACTGGTTGGAGCGCACCTACGCGTTCGTGCCCCGCATCGGCATCGAGAAGATCCGCCAGATCGTCGTGGAGGACAGCGAGGGCATCGCCGCAGAACTCGACGCCCGGATGCAGCGCTCCGTCGACGCCTACCGCGACCCCTGGCAGGACGGCCGGGAACCGGCTACCGCGGGGCAGTTCCGGCCGTCGCTGCCGCTGCTGCCGCTGCCCCAGGTGCCGGTGCGATGA
- a CDS encoding bifunctional nitrate reductase/sulfite reductase flavoprotein subunit alpha, with translation MAVTRTACSYCGVGCGIEVQTRLLGDEDGGRPVIARVSGDKLHPTNGGRLCTKGATHAEMMRADDGRLKSALLRPGRNDEPVPLPVDDAIAEAGRRLRAIVDKHGADAVALYVSGQMSLESQYLATKLAKGFLRTKYLESNSRLCMASAGTGYKQSLGSDGPPGSYEDFDLTNLFFVIGSNMADCHPILYLRMADRLKSGAKLIVVDPRRTTTADKANLYLQIKPGTDLALLNGLLHLLVESGDIDREFIAEHTEGWERMPAFLADYPPARVSQITGIGESDLRLAAAMIAEAGDWMTCWAVGMNQSVHGTANTNAICNLHLATGAICRPGSGPMSLTGQPNAMGGREMGYMGPGLPGQRAVTSAEDREFVEQKWGLARGTIRSEFGPGAVDMFERLAAGEIKACWIICTNPVATMPNRKTTIAGLEAAELVITQDTYRDNATNRYADIVLPATLWAEHDAVMVNSDRTMTLLQQAIPPAGQARPDWQLICQIADQLGFGEHFSYQSSAEIFDEIREFTNFRTGWDLRGASYDRLRQTPLQWPVPPDDLPGGREHRHPIRYLNDGVSQHLYVDENGRQPRLAFATPSRRAVFIPRPHVDADELPDADYPIVLNTGRLQHQWHTMTKTGKVDKLNKLNSGPFVEIHPVDAVTLEITDGESVELASRRGRAVLPAVVTDRVRPGNCFVPFHWNDEHGEYLTINALTNDAVDPESLQPEFKVCAISLRPVKPVGTPPGHPLVAELGIGRIRKPALTDDEKLYLAAFLGALGDHPTGVPVLPPHAPVRADVRLWIDGVLAGRYSRAGGGAGVGPARPEADTPDRGPLVVWASQTGNAEDVAGRVAAKLGEGRMRNMDELALAELKSARDVLVVTSTFGDGGPPDNGADFWSRLESPEAPSLDGVRFAVLGIGDRSYDNFCGHARSLDARLAALGATRLRDRAECESYDDEPMAKWADDVAALLGGDSGETAPSGGGATTITRHTTVAEPFTRAKPVLAPLARNTGLSAPTSAKEVRHFGFDISEHDVSYAAGDSLGVFARNDPRVVDAWLDATGLRGDLVVEVDGVQRSLHDALVCCYDIRRVTPNLLRFVADNSRDAEVLHAPKEKLDKWLQRRDGIDIVREFAVHADPQQWQEVLVRLTPRNYSISSSPLVSPHEVQLTVGVVRYRGADGGLRGGACSTYLADRAGNTPVPVFLQRSPHFRPPQDADTPMIMVGPGTGVAPFRGFLQERRALGHTGRNWLFFGDRHRDENFYYRDDLQDMVTDGFLTRLDLAFSRDQPKSVYVQHRMAEHGAELWSWLESGAHLYVCGDAARMAKDVDTALTEIIRKHGGMSESAAREYKKSLVAGKRYLRDVY, from the coding sequence ATGGCGGTGACCAGGACGGCGTGTTCGTACTGCGGTGTCGGGTGCGGCATCGAGGTGCAGACCAGACTGCTCGGTGACGAAGACGGTGGTCGCCCGGTCATCGCCCGCGTTTCCGGTGACAAGCTGCACCCCACCAATGGCGGTCGCTTGTGCACCAAGGGCGCGACCCACGCCGAAATGATGCGCGCCGACGACGGCCGGCTCAAGTCGGCGCTGCTGCGTCCCGGGCGCAACGACGAACCGGTGCCGCTACCGGTCGACGACGCGATCGCCGAAGCCGGGCGGCGACTGCGGGCCATCGTCGACAAGCACGGCGCCGACGCCGTGGCGCTCTACGTCTCCGGTCAGATGTCGCTGGAGTCGCAGTATCTGGCGACGAAACTCGCCAAGGGGTTCCTGCGCACCAAGTACCTGGAGTCCAATTCCCGGTTGTGTATGGCCAGCGCGGGCACCGGCTACAAACAGTCGCTCGGCTCAGACGGGCCGCCCGGGTCCTACGAGGACTTCGACCTCACGAACCTGTTCTTCGTCATCGGGTCCAACATGGCCGACTGTCACCCGATCCTGTACCTGCGGATGGCGGACCGGCTCAAGTCGGGCGCCAAACTCATCGTCGTCGACCCGCGCCGCACGACCACGGCCGACAAGGCCAACCTGTACCTGCAGATCAAGCCCGGCACCGACCTCGCCCTGCTGAACGGACTGTTGCACCTGCTCGTCGAAAGCGGTGACATCGACCGGGAGTTCATCGCCGAGCACACCGAGGGCTGGGAGCGGATGCCGGCGTTTTTGGCCGACTATCCACCGGCCAGGGTCTCCCAGATCACCGGCATCGGTGAGTCGGATCTGCGGTTGGCCGCCGCGATGATCGCCGAGGCCGGTGACTGGATGACCTGCTGGGCTGTGGGCATGAACCAGAGTGTCCACGGCACCGCGAACACCAATGCGATCTGCAATCTGCATCTGGCCACCGGTGCGATCTGTCGTCCCGGCAGCGGGCCGATGTCGCTGACCGGTCAGCCCAACGCCATGGGTGGCCGCGAAATGGGGTACATGGGGCCGGGCCTGCCGGGACAGCGGGCCGTGACGTCGGCGGAGGACCGCGAGTTCGTCGAACAGAAGTGGGGCTTGGCGCGCGGAACGATCCGCTCGGAGTTCGGGCCCGGCGCGGTCGACATGTTCGAACGCCTCGCCGCCGGCGAGATCAAGGCGTGCTGGATCATCTGCACCAACCCGGTGGCAACCATGCCGAATCGCAAGACGACGATCGCCGGTTTGGAGGCCGCCGAACTCGTCATCACCCAGGACACCTACCGCGACAACGCCACCAACCGCTATGCCGACATCGTGTTACCCGCCACCCTCTGGGCGGAGCATGACGCGGTGATGGTGAACTCCGACCGCACCATGACCCTGCTGCAGCAGGCGATTCCGCCGGCCGGACAGGCGCGCCCGGACTGGCAGCTGATCTGCCAGATCGCCGATCAGCTCGGCTTCGGGGAGCACTTCAGTTACCAGAGCAGCGCCGAGATCTTCGACGAGATCAGGGAATTCACCAATTTCCGGACTGGATGGGATCTGCGCGGTGCGAGCTACGACCGGTTGCGGCAGACGCCGCTGCAGTGGCCGGTGCCGCCCGATGACCTACCGGGAGGGCGTGAGCACCGCCATCCCATTCGCTACCTCAACGACGGCGTCAGCCAACACCTCTACGTCGACGAGAACGGCCGTCAGCCACGGCTGGCCTTCGCGACTCCGTCACGGCGAGCGGTGTTCATCCCTCGGCCGCATGTCGACGCCGACGAACTGCCCGACGCCGACTACCCGATCGTGCTGAACACCGGTCGACTGCAACACCAGTGGCACACGATGACCAAGACCGGCAAGGTCGACAAGCTCAACAAGCTCAACAGCGGGCCGTTCGTCGAGATCCACCCGGTCGACGCGGTCACACTCGAGATCACCGACGGCGAGTCGGTGGAACTCGCCTCCCGTCGCGGCCGTGCGGTGCTTCCCGCGGTGGTGACCGACAGGGTGCGGCCGGGCAATTGCTTCGTCCCGTTCCACTGGAACGACGAGCACGGTGAGTACCTCACGATCAACGCCCTGACCAACGACGCCGTCGACCCGGAGTCGCTGCAACCGGAGTTCAAGGTCTGTGCAATCAGCCTGCGTCCGGTGAAGCCGGTTGGCACGCCCCCCGGCCATCCGCTTGTCGCGGAGCTGGGCATTGGCCGCATCCGCAAACCTGCGCTCACCGACGACGAGAAGCTCTATCTCGCAGCCTTTCTCGGTGCCCTCGGCGACCACCCGACGGGTGTGCCGGTGCTGCCGCCGCACGCCCCGGTGCGTGCTGACGTGCGGCTGTGGATCGACGGTGTGCTCGCGGGGCGCTATTCCCGGGCTGGTGGCGGCGCCGGCGTCGGACCGGCGCGTCCGGAAGCCGATACGCCCGACCGGGGACCGCTGGTGGTGTGGGCGTCACAGACGGGTAACGCGGAGGACGTCGCAGGGCGGGTCGCCGCGAAACTCGGTGAGGGCCGAATGCGGAACATGGACGAGCTGGCGCTCGCCGAGTTGAAGTCCGCGCGTGACGTGTTGGTGGTCACCAGCACCTTCGGCGACGGAGGTCCACCCGACAACGGAGCGGACTTCTGGAGCCGTCTGGAGTCACCGGAGGCACCGAGCCTCGACGGCGTCCGCTTCGCCGTGCTGGGCATCGGGGACCGGTCCTACGACAACTTCTGCGGCCACGCCCGCTCCCTCGACGCCCGACTGGCCGCGCTGGGCGCCACCCGACTGCGCGACCGAGCCGAATGCGAATCCTACGACGACGAGCCGATGGCGAAGTGGGCCGACGACGTCGCCGCCCTGCTCGGCGGCGACTCGGGTGAGACGGCACCGTCCGGCGGCGGCGCGACGACGATCACCCGACACACCACCGTCGCCGAGCCCTTCACTCGCGCCAAGCCGGTGCTCGCCCCGCTGGCCCGCAACACCGGCCTGAGCGCTCCGACGTCGGCCAAAGAGGTGCGCCACTTCGGATTCGACATCTCCGAGCACGACGTGTCCTACGCGGCAGGTGACTCACTGGGTGTGTTCGCCCGAAACGATCCGCGGGTCGTCGACGCCTGGTTGGACGCCACCGGCCTGCGCGGTGACCTGGTGGTGGAAGTCGACGGTGTCCAGCGGTCGCTGCACGATGCGCTGGTGTGCTGTTACGACATTCGCCGGGTCACCCCGAACCTGTTGCGGTTCGTCGCCGACAACAGCCGCGATGCCGAGGTCCTGCACGCGCCGAAGGAAAAGCTGGACAAGTGGTTGCAACGCCGGGACGGGATCGACATCGTGCGTGAGTTCGCCGTTCATGCCGACCCGCAGCAATGGCAGGAGGTGTTGGTGCGGTTGACCCCCCGCAACTACTCGATCTCGTCGAGCCCACTGGTCAGCCCGCACGAGGTGCAGTTGACGGTCGGGGTGGTGCGGTATCGAGGCGCCGACGGCGGTCTGCGCGGCGGCGCGTGCTCGACCTATCTTGCCGACCGGGCCGGGAACACGCCGGTCCCGGTATTCCTGCAGCGCTCGCCGCACTTCCGGCCGCCGCAGGACGCGGACACCCCGATGATCATGGTCGGCCCGGGCACGGGTGTCGCCCCTTTCCGCGGGTTCCTACAGGAAAGACGGGCACTCGGCCACACGGGACGCAACTGGCTGTTCTTCGGCGACCGGCACCGAGACGAGAACTTCTACTACCGCGACGATCTCCAGGACATGGTCACCGACGGGTTCCTGACCCGGCTCGACCTGGCGTTCTCCCGCGATCAACCGAAGTCGGTGTACGTCCAGCACCGGATGGCCGAACACGGCGCCGAACTGTGGAGCTGGCTGGAGAGCGGCGCCCACCTCTACGTCTGCGGCGACGCCGCCCGGATGGCCAAGGACGTCGACACCGCCCTCACCGAGATCATCCGAAAGCACGGTGGCATGTCGGAATCGGCTGCGCGGGAATACAAGAAGAGTCTTGTCGCAGGCAAACGCTACC
- a CDS encoding sensor domain-containing protein, with translation MRQSRALVVVAAICLLVTGCTQTVSAESATTTRSMIPRPLVERELPGLLLAPEEASAVMGTTGMAVTLTENAMEDNSAIMEPRECLAIDAAAEALVYEGSGYWAERGVSMNNGDDFTRYLKQAVVLFPYREKAAAFFEASVGQWPACRQYTHTQSGSVWDVQKIVNRDHILSTTAMMQEAKAPGWGCGRALALRNNIIVDVNTCSADPADSAVRVAAQIGENVLAQW, from the coding sequence ATGCGCCAATCAAGGGCCCTCGTTGTTGTCGCAGCCATCTGTCTTCTGGTCACCGGATGCACCCAGACGGTCAGCGCCGAGTCCGCCACGACAACCCGATCGATGATCCCGCGTCCACTTGTCGAGCGCGAGCTCCCAGGACTGCTGCTGGCTCCCGAAGAGGCGTCCGCGGTGATGGGGACCACTGGTATGGCGGTCACCTTGACCGAGAACGCGATGGAGGACAACAGCGCGATCATGGAGCCGCGCGAGTGTCTAGCCATCGACGCCGCCGCGGAGGCCCTCGTCTACGAGGGCAGCGGCTACTGGGCCGAGCGCGGAGTGAGCATGAACAACGGTGACGATTTCACCCGCTACCTCAAGCAGGCGGTGGTGCTGTTCCCGTACCGGGAGAAGGCCGCCGCCTTCTTCGAGGCGTCCGTCGGCCAGTGGCCGGCGTGCCGCCAGTACACCCACACGCAGAGCGGATCGGTATGGGACGTGCAGAAGATCGTCAACCGGGACCACATTCTGAGCACCACCGCCATGATGCAGGAGGCCAAGGCGCCGGGCTGGGGCTGCGGACGCGCGCTGGCGCTACGCAACAACATCATCGTCGACGTCAACACGTGCAGTGCCGACCCGGCCGACTCGGCGGTGCGGGTGGCCGCTCAGATCGGCGAGAACGTGCTCGCTCAGTGGTAG
- a CDS encoding transposase encodes MSVSRYAGTQVIKVPAAFTSQRCPVCGHVDPKSRESQAVFRCTNCPHGPVHADVNAAKNVLAAGLAVTACRETTAPAGVAVTSTQEPAGNREELLLQPV; translated from the coding sequence ATGTCTGTGTCGCGTTATGCCGGGACACAGGTGATCAAGGTTCCGGCGGCCTTCACGTCGCAACGGTGTCCGGTGTGTGGGCATGTTGACCCGAAGTCCCGTGAGAGCCAAGCGGTGTTTCGGTGCACAAACTGCCCGCACGGGCCCGTACACGCTGATGTGAACGCCGCCAAGAATGTATTGGCCGCAGGGCTTGCGGTCACCGCCTGCCGAGAAACCACAGCGCCTGCGGGTGTTGCGGTGACGTCGACGCAGGAACCAGCAGGAAACCGCGAGGAATTACTGCTCCAACCCGTCTAA
- a CDS encoding molybdopterin oxidoreductase translates to MSDGSTPRFLQGPFEFEGNGLDKPMPIDTSLRYIVPAGSVTQPVYFRGGNSSDEMITVVLFRDGKPMRYFPIAAKGATHVALRVVEDLLGDTVLELFVAAPPGCRGTVIVDLGLVEV, encoded by the coding sequence ATGAGCGACGGCAGCACTCCCCGATTCCTGCAGGGCCCATTCGAGTTCGAAGGCAACGGGTTGGACAAACCTATGCCGATCGACACGTCGCTCCGGTACATCGTGCCCGCTGGGTCGGTAACCCAGCCCGTGTACTTCCGCGGCGGCAATTCCAGTGACGAGATGATCACCGTCGTCCTGTTCCGCGACGGTAAACCCATGCGTTACTTCCCGATCGCCGCCAAGGGTGCCACCCACGTCGCCCTGCGGGTGGTCGAGGATCTTCTCGGCGACACGGTGCTCGAACTGTTCGTCGCCGCCCCGCCCGGCTGCCGCGGCACGGTGATCGTCGACCTCGGATTGGTGGAGGTCTAG
- a CDS encoding nitrate/nitrite transporter, with amino-acid sequence MSRNRTIAHWDAEDVEAWEAGGKHIAKRNLIWSIVAEHVGFSIWSIWSVMVLFMPQDVYGIDAAGKFYLVAMPTLVGAMMRIPYTIAPARFGGRNWTIVSALLLLIPTVLTWYVMEHPGTSYTTFMVVAAFAGFGGGNFASSMTNINAFYPQRLKGWALGLNAGGGNIGVPVIQLLGLLVIATVSNTAAEIVCAIYLVLIALAATGAAMFMDNLGNQRSTLSALGEALRYKHSWVMSFLYIGTFGSFIGFSFAFGQVLQINYLAGGDTPAQAALHAAQISFIGPLLGSISRPFGGKLADRIGGGRITLYTFVAMTFAAGILVTTGMVDDGMAGAPTGSQMIFYVVGFILLFVLSGIGNGSTYKMIPSIFEAKAQGHSEWSTAEKAAWSRSMSGALIGFAGAVGALGGVFINVVLRASYVGDAKSATNAFWVFMAFYVVCAVVTWVVFLRLQTARVGGGEHIGRVPAPVSTG; translated from the coding sequence ATGAGCCGCAATCGCACCATCGCACATTGGGACGCCGAAGACGTCGAAGCCTGGGAGGCGGGCGGCAAACACATCGCGAAGAGAAACCTGATCTGGTCCATCGTCGCCGAACACGTCGGCTTCTCGATCTGGTCGATCTGGTCGGTGATGGTGCTGTTCATGCCTCAGGACGTCTACGGCATCGACGCGGCGGGCAAGTTCTACCTCGTCGCGATGCCCACCCTGGTCGGCGCGATGATGCGGATCCCGTACACGATCGCGCCGGCCCGTTTCGGCGGCCGCAACTGGACGATCGTCAGCGCGCTGCTGCTGCTGATTCCGACGGTTCTCACCTGGTATGTGATGGAGCATCCCGGCACGTCCTACACGACCTTCATGGTGGTGGCAGCCTTCGCGGGCTTCGGCGGCGGCAACTTCGCCTCCTCGATGACCAACATCAACGCGTTCTATCCACAGCGGCTCAAGGGATGGGCGCTCGGGCTGAACGCCGGCGGCGGCAACATCGGTGTGCCGGTGATCCAATTGCTCGGGCTGCTGGTGATCGCCACCGTCAGCAACACCGCCGCCGAGATCGTCTGCGCGATCTACCTGGTACTGATCGCGCTGGCCGCGACGGGCGCCGCGATGTTCATGGACAACCTCGGCAATCAGCGGTCGACGCTGAGCGCCCTCGGCGAGGCGCTGCGCTACAAGCACTCCTGGGTGATGAGCTTCCTCTACATCGGTACGTTTGGCTCGTTCATCGGCTTCTCGTTCGCCTTCGGTCAAGTGCTGCAGATCAATTACCTCGCCGGCGGTGACACCCCCGCGCAGGCAGCGCTGCACGCCGCGCAGATCTCGTTCATCGGCCCGCTGCTCGGGTCGATATCCCGGCCCTTCGGAGGGAAGCTGGCCGACCGTATCGGCGGTGGGCGCATCACGCTGTACACGTTCGTCGCGATGACCTTCGCGGCCGGGATTCTGGTGACCACCGGCATGGTCGACGACGGCATGGCCGGGGCCCCGACAGGTTCCCAGATGATCTTCTACGTAGTCGGGTTCATCCTGCTGTTCGTCCTCTCGGGGATCGGCAACGGCTCGACGTACAAGATGATCCCGTCGATCTTCGAGGCCAAGGCCCAGGGCCACAGCGAGTGGAGCACGGCGGAGAAGGCGGCGTGGTCGCGCAGCATGTCGGGGGCATTGATCGGCTTCGCCGGCGCGGTCGGCGCACTCGGCGGGGTGTTCATCAACGTCGTCCTGCGCGCGTCCTACGTGGGTGATGCCAAGTCGGCAACCAATGCGTTCTGGGTGTTCATGGCCTTCTACGTGGTATGCGCAGTAGTGACGTGGGTCGTCTTCCTGCGCCTCCAGACCGCCCGGGTGGGTGGCGGGGAACACATCGGGCGCGTTCCGGCCCCTGTGTCGACGGGTTGA
- a CDS encoding serine hydrolase domain-containing protein: MQIVGDTIADTHLQAVIVRVTENGNEIVTRAVGESMTGLDANADMHFRNGAVAISYVATLLLLSEDGTVSLDDRLSRWLPDVPQSDRVTLGQLAQMTSGYHDYVLANDAFVDAAYADPFRGLHDRRPARLRGAQAVAVRTGHQLELRPHQLRPTRAGAGEGHRPPMADLLSQRVLQPLGLTDTRASLTAEIPEPALHAFTSERRQELGIPSGTTFYEESTYWNPSWTITHGAIQTATINDLEATAVGIGSGKLLSPESYRRMVATDLRGRTRTQTGCPTCAPMTDRYTYGLGIVISGNWLLQNPMLSGYGAVEAYLPGRGLAIAVAVTFAPEAFDAQGDYTNGAQTLFSRLTFLPTAESRGIPTC; encoded by the coding sequence ATGCAGATCGTTGGCGACACGATCGCCGACACCCATCTGCAGGCGGTGATCGTGCGGGTCACCGAGAACGGCAACGAGATCGTCACCCGCGCCGTCGGCGAATCGATGACCGGATTGGACGCCAACGCCGACATGCATTTCCGTAACGGCGCGGTGGCGATCTCCTACGTCGCGACGCTGCTGCTGCTCTCCGAAGACGGCACGGTGAGCCTCGACGACCGGCTCTCACGATGGCTGCCCGACGTGCCGCAATCCGACCGCGTGACGCTCGGCCAACTGGCACAGATGACGTCGGGCTACCACGACTACGTCCTCGCCAACGACGCGTTCGTCGACGCGGCGTATGCCGACCCGTTCCGGGGCCTACACGACAGACGACCTGCTCGACTTCGCGGTGCACAAGCCGTTGCAGTACGAACCGGGCACCAATTGGAGCTACGCCCACACCAACTACGTCCTACTCGGGCTGGCGCTGGAGAAGGCCACCGGCCGCCCATGGCCGACCTGCTGAGCCAGAGAGTCCTCCAGCCGCTCGGACTGACCGACACCCGCGCCTCGTTGACCGCGGAGATCCCCGAACCGGCGTTACACGCCTTCACCTCCGAACGTCGCCAGGAGCTCGGCATTCCTTCAGGGACGACATTCTACGAGGAGTCGACGTACTGGAATCCGTCGTGGACCATCACGCACGGCGCCATCCAGACCGCGACCATCAACGATCTGGAGGCCACCGCCGTCGGCATCGGATCCGGCAAGCTGCTTTCACCGGAGTCCTACCGCCGCATGGTGGCCACCGACCTGCGGGGTCGCACCCGCACCCAGACCGGGTGCCCCACCTGCGCGCCGATGACCGACCGATACACCTACGGCCTCGGCATCGTGATCTCCGGGAACTGGCTGCTGCAGAACCCGATGTTGTCCGGGTACGGGGCTGTCGAGGCGTATCTACCCGGGCGCGGCCTCGCGATCGCCGTCGCCGTCACCTTCGCCCCCGAGGCATTCGACGCCCAAGGCGACTACACCAACGGCGCCCAGACGCTGTTCTCACGTTTGACGTTCCTCCCCACGGCTGAAAGTCGGGGGATTCCAACCTGTTAG